A genomic stretch from Corynebacterium faecale includes:
- the yaaA gene encoding peroxide stress protein YaaA, producing the protein MLILLPPSETKTPGGQGAPLDLPAMSFPELNHVRETIINDLEQLSPDEALPILGISEKLRPEAVANTELTTAPTMPAVLRYSGVLYDALSAGTLSEAGINRLAIGSALFGVVRASDPIPHYRLSGGTKLPRPDTSAPTMKARWGSVITDALTGVDELIIDLRSGTYQQLGRVPGAVTVRVESLMDDGSRKVVSHFNKFYKGELARILAEAPEDATTAGEVAQIARRAGMTVEENPGAKETLTLVVASAVPTR; encoded by the coding sequence ATGCTGATCCTCCTACCGCCTTCCGAAACCAAGACACCCGGCGGCCAGGGTGCCCCGCTGGACCTGCCCGCGATGAGCTTCCCGGAACTCAACCACGTGCGGGAAACCATCATCAACGACCTGGAGCAACTGTCCCCCGATGAGGCCCTGCCCATCCTGGGCATCTCAGAAAAACTCCGGCCGGAGGCCGTTGCCAACACCGAGTTGACCACCGCCCCCACCATGCCTGCGGTGTTGCGGTATTCCGGTGTGCTTTACGACGCCCTCTCCGCCGGCACCCTTTCAGAGGCGGGAATTAACCGTCTGGCCATCGGCTCAGCACTATTCGGTGTGGTCCGCGCCTCTGACCCGATCCCCCACTACCGACTCTCCGGTGGCACCAAACTACCCCGTCCTGATACCTCCGCACCCACGATGAAAGCCCGCTGGGGTTCGGTCATCACCGACGCGCTCACTGGGGTGGATGAACTGATCATCGATCTGCGCAGTGGCACCTACCAACAGCTGGGTCGTGTCCCGGGTGCTGTGACGGTGAGAGTGGAATCCCTCATGGATGATGGCAGCCGCAAGGTGGTCAGCCACTTCAACAAGTTCTACAAGGGCGAACTGGCCCGGATCCTTGCGGAAGCCCCTGAGGATGCCACCACCGCCGGCGAGGTTGCCCAGATCGCACGTCGCGCCGGAATGACCGTCGAGGAGAACCCCGGCGCGAAGGAGACCCTGACGCTGGTGGTGGCGTCAGCGGTTCCTACGCGTTGA
- a CDS encoding vWA domain-containing protein, whose amino-acid sequence MGDEDSTPGRRSKAYSRQGADVRPKKDGHGINLVGTLMAAADRGAAVVDGLVDFRPEDLRGSLRRGREANLIVFVVDTSGSMAARSRVRAVTAAILSMLTDAYQRRDKVAVIAVNGNKPTLVLSPTSSVDMAQKALDAMPMGGRTPLAEGLLMAKELMERQHRKEPSRRPLLVVMTDGEDTSDAGEAGIATAAQAVVKSSLSGNLVIDCEGRLKIRRERAAVLAEMLGGVCVRLSDMNGDNIKTVINA is encoded by the coding sequence ATGGGTGATGAGGACTCCACCCCGGGCCGCCGGTCAAAGGCCTATTCCCGCCAGGGCGCGGATGTGCGTCCGAAGAAGGACGGTCACGGGATCAACCTCGTCGGCACTCTCATGGCGGCCGCCGACCGCGGCGCCGCCGTGGTAGACGGACTGGTGGATTTCCGGCCAGAGGATCTACGGGGCTCACTGCGCCGCGGTCGGGAAGCCAACCTGATCGTGTTCGTGGTGGACACCTCAGGTTCCATGGCGGCCCGGTCCCGTGTTCGTGCAGTGACCGCGGCGATCCTGTCCATGCTCACCGACGCCTACCAGCGCCGGGACAAGGTGGCCGTCATCGCCGTCAACGGCAATAAACCCACCCTGGTGTTGTCACCGACCAGTTCGGTGGACATGGCGCAAAAAGCCCTGGACGCCATGCCGATGGGTGGACGTACCCCGCTGGCGGAGGGGCTGCTCATGGCTAAGGAACTCATGGAGCGACAGCACCGGAAGGAACCCTCCCGACGCCCGCTGCTCGTGGTCATGACCGATGGCGAGGACACCTCGGACGCAGGGGAGGCCGGCATCGCCACCGCAGCTCAGGCCGTGGTGAAATCCAGTCTCTCCGGCAACCTGGTCATCGACTGCGAGGGCAGGCTCAAGATCCGCAGGGAACGTGCAGCAGTCCTCGCAGAGATGCTCGGCGGGGTGTGCGTGAGACTGTCGGATATGAACGGTGACAACATCAAAACCGTCATCAACGCGTAG
- a CDS encoding ATP-binding protein — MSPSQVVRYPFSAVVGQDELRLALILTAISPRIGGVVIRGEKGTAKTTTVRAFAGLLGDAPLVNLPLGATEDRVVGSLKMETVLTTGRAEYQPGLLAQADGGVLYVDEVNLLADHLVDALLDAAASGRVSIERDGISHSSPANFVLVGTMNPEEGELRPQLLDRFGLSVDVVASNNPDTRVEIIRRRLAYEANPEQFIERWAGQDAETSERIHRAKEILPDVELPEEILAQIAWLCARIEVDGMRADLVITRTALAHTAWQGRTRITDEDVEVAARLALPHRRRRNPFDAPEMEERKLQEVLQEARNFYKDTTKQGPAAEITDEDTGATALADTDTPTDDQGLQGTAQAKAQTTGKVGTAGHGDTFRS; from the coding sequence ATGTCCCCCAGCCAGGTTGTCCGGTATCCGTTCTCAGCAGTGGTGGGCCAGGATGAGCTCCGGCTCGCCCTGATCCTCACCGCCATCTCCCCGCGCATCGGTGGCGTGGTGATCCGTGGTGAGAAGGGCACCGCCAAAACCACCACCGTCCGCGCCTTCGCCGGCCTGCTTGGTGACGCCCCGCTGGTGAACCTCCCGCTCGGCGCCACCGAGGACCGGGTGGTTGGTTCCCTCAAAATGGAAACCGTGCTCACCACCGGCAGAGCCGAGTATCAGCCCGGTCTGCTTGCGCAGGCAGACGGGGGCGTTCTCTACGTGGATGAGGTCAACCTGCTCGCCGACCACCTGGTGGATGCCCTGCTCGACGCAGCCGCCAGCGGCCGGGTATCCATCGAACGCGATGGCATCTCCCATTCCTCACCGGCCAACTTCGTGCTGGTGGGAACCATGAATCCCGAGGAAGGGGAACTGCGCCCCCAGCTGCTGGACCGCTTCGGTCTGTCCGTGGACGTGGTGGCCTCCAACAATCCGGATACCCGCGTGGAGATCATCCGCAGGCGCCTGGCTTATGAAGCGAATCCGGAGCAGTTCATCGAACGGTGGGCAGGCCAGGATGCTGAAACGTCAGAACGCATCCACCGGGCCAAGGAGATCCTCCCCGATGTTGAACTGCCGGAGGAAATCCTCGCCCAGATCGCCTGGCTGTGTGCCCGCATCGAGGTGGACGGCATGCGCGCTGATCTTGTGATCACCCGCACCGCGCTGGCACATACGGCCTGGCAGGGAAGAACCCGCATCACCGATGAGGATGTGGAGGTTGCCGCCCGCCTGGCACTGCCACACCGTCGACGCCGTAATCCTTTTGACGCCCCGGAGATGGAGGAACGCAAACTTCAGGAGGTACTCCAGGAGGCACGCAACTTCTACAAGGACACCACCAAACAAGGCCCGGCAGCAGAGATCACCGACGAGGACACCGGCGCCACCGCGCTGGCGGACACCGATACTCCCACCGATGATCAGGGTCTTCAGGGAACCGCACAGGCCAAGGCCCAGACGACCGGAAAGGTAGGTACAGCCGGCCACGGCGATACCTTTCGCTCCTAG
- the cobA gene encoding uroporphyrinogen-III C-methyltransferase: MSLDESTPVTTPAPSAAPTVALIGGGPGAWDLITVRGMRRLQDADVILTDHLGPTSELDRLCDVTTKEVVDVSKLPYGRQVAQSRTNEMLVEYASAGKKVVRLKGGDPYVFGRGFEELQYLAEHGIACEVIPGVTSAISVPGAADVPITQRGVVHSFTVISGHLPPGHPSSLLDWDALAKTGSTLSIIMGVKNAGKIADALMSGGLPGSTPAAIIQEGTMDTQKSVRCTLGTLGDTMKSENIKPPAVYVVGAVAGLEVAPNA, translated from the coding sequence ATGAGTCTCGATGAATCAACCCCGGTCACCACACCTGCACCCAGCGCGGCACCCACTGTCGCGCTCATCGGCGGTGGACCGGGTGCCTGGGATCTGATCACCGTGCGTGGAATGAGACGCCTGCAGGACGCCGATGTCATCCTGACTGACCATCTCGGCCCCACCAGCGAACTGGACAGGTTGTGCGATGTGACCACCAAGGAGGTGGTTGATGTATCCAAGCTTCCCTATGGCCGGCAGGTGGCACAATCCCGCACCAATGAGATGCTGGTGGAATATGCCTCAGCAGGTAAGAAAGTGGTCCGCCTAAAAGGCGGGGATCCCTATGTGTTCGGTCGTGGTTTCGAAGAACTGCAGTACCTCGCCGAGCACGGTATCGCCTGTGAAGTGATCCCCGGTGTCACCAGCGCGATCTCTGTTCCGGGAGCTGCCGATGTGCCGATCACCCAGCGGGGAGTGGTGCACTCCTTCACGGTGATCTCTGGACATCTTCCACCCGGTCACCCCAGTTCGCTCCTCGACTGGGATGCGCTGGCGAAGACGGGCAGCACCTTGTCCATCATCATGGGTGTGAAGAATGCGGGAAAGATCGCTGATGCACTCATGAGTGGCGGGCTACCTGGCTCAACACCAGCTGCCATCATCCAGGAAGGCACCATGGATACCCAGAAATCAGTGCGGTGCACACTGGGCACCCTGGGGGACACCATGAAATCTGAGAATATCAAGCCACCAGCGGTATATGTGGTGGGTGCCGTTGCAGGCCTTGAGGTTGCCCCCAACGCGTAA
- a CDS encoding protein adenylyltransferase SelO codes for MSTPTNTDRFPAPSPAPFKLEARFASDLPEMSAAWQGEEQPAPELMLLNEDLAHLLGLDPDWLRTPAGVEFLLGLNPSPTTKMVAQGYAGHQFGQFVPSLGDGRALLLGEIQAPDGTLRDLHLKGSGRTQFSRGADGRAALGPILREYIISEAMHALGVPTTRSLAVLTTGRKIQRGQVVPGAVLVRVATSHIRVGSFQYANITGGIDLSRRLADHAISRHFPELDEPRTEGPDRYVGMFNRVMDAQNQTVAQWMRLGFIHGVMNTDNTLISGETIDYGPCAFMERYRDGAVFSSIDTHGRYRYSSQPAIIGWNLARLVETLLPLLGETPDDGMDTAQELMGTYADRYQKAFHREMAGSLGVSPDAPGAEELIGAYVSLLRAHSPDLTMLNRALSDWSEDSVAPEGFGEWITHWWSFTPDLEAMQRINPIYVPRNHLVEEALDDATEGDWEAFHTLLSLVTNPFEHRPGHERFEQPSPEGFEDDYMTYCGT; via the coding sequence ATGAGTACCCCAACGAACACGGACCGATTTCCTGCACCCAGCCCGGCCCCCTTCAAGTTGGAAGCCCGCTTCGCCAGCGATCTCCCGGAAATGTCCGCTGCCTGGCAGGGTGAAGAACAGCCCGCCCCGGAACTGATGCTGCTCAATGAGGACCTGGCCCACCTGCTCGGCCTGGACCCGGACTGGCTCCGGACACCCGCCGGCGTTGAGTTCCTGCTCGGCCTGAATCCCAGCCCCACCACGAAGATGGTGGCCCAGGGTTATGCCGGCCACCAGTTCGGCCAGTTCGTCCCCAGTCTGGGCGATGGACGTGCCCTGCTTCTCGGGGAGATCCAGGCCCCGGACGGCACACTCCGCGATCTCCACCTCAAGGGTTCCGGACGCACACAGTTTTCCCGTGGTGCTGATGGCCGGGCGGCTCTGGGGCCCATCCTGCGTGAGTACATCATCTCCGAGGCCATGCATGCCCTGGGGGTTCCCACCACCCGTTCTCTGGCGGTGCTGACCACCGGAAGGAAGATCCAGCGCGGACAGGTCGTGCCGGGTGCGGTATTGGTGCGCGTCGCTACCAGTCACATCCGGGTGGGTTCCTTCCAATACGCCAACATCACCGGTGGCATCGACCTGTCCCGCCGCCTGGCTGACCATGCGATCAGCCGACATTTCCCGGAGCTGGATGAACCCCGCACCGAGGGCCCTGATCGATATGTCGGTATGTTCAACCGCGTGATGGATGCCCAGAATCAGACGGTGGCCCAGTGGATGCGCCTCGGATTCATCCACGGTGTCATGAACACTGATAACACCCTGATTTCCGGCGAAACCATTGATTACGGTCCATGCGCATTCATGGAGCGCTACCGGGACGGTGCCGTGTTCAGCTCCATTGACACCCATGGCCGGTACAGATATTCCAGCCAGCCCGCGATCATCGGATGGAACCTGGCCCGCCTGGTAGAAACCCTGCTCCCACTATTGGGAGAGACACCAGATGACGGCATGGACACCGCCCAGGAGTTGATGGGGACCTACGCCGACCGCTACCAGAAGGCATTCCACCGGGAGATGGCCGGAAGCCTCGGAGTGAGTCCTGATGCCCCGGGGGCCGAGGAACTCATCGGGGCCTACGTTTCCCTCCTACGCGCCCATTCCCCCGATCTGACCATGCTCAACCGGGCGTTGAGCGATTGGTCTGAGGATTCGGTGGCACCGGAGGGTTTCGGGGAGTGGATCACCCACTGGTGGAGTTTCACTCCAGATCTTGAGGCCATGCAGCGGATCAACCCGATCTATGTACCACGCAACCACCTCGTTGAAGAGGCACTCGATGATGCCACCGAGGGTGACTGGGAGGCCTTCCACACCCTGCTATCACTGGTCACCAACCCCTTTGAGCATCGACCTGGCCACGAGAGGTTTGAACAACCCAGCCCGGAGGGGTTCGAGGATGACTACATGACCTATTGCGGCACCTGA
- the cobO gene encoding cob(I)yrinic acid a,c-diamide adenosyltransferase — protein MAEGQLDPASIPDDGLTTRERRLLPITAVHTGPGKGKSTAAFGMAMRAWNNGMDIAVFQFIKSGKWKVGEQAVLTRLGELHRDTGEGGPVEWHTMGAGWSWSRKRGTEEDHALDAQEGWEEIKRRLASEQHDMYILDEFTYPLTWGWVDAGEVAEVLQNRPGTQHVIITGRNADPRIVEVADLVTEMTKIKHPMDVGRMGQKGIEW, from the coding sequence ATGGCTGAAGGCCAACTCGATCCGGCGTCCATCCCCGATGATGGCCTGACCACCCGGGAGCGTCGACTGCTCCCCATCACCGCGGTCCACACCGGCCCGGGGAAGGGGAAATCCACCGCCGCCTTCGGTATGGCGATGCGTGCTTGGAACAACGGTATGGATATCGCCGTGTTCCAATTCATCAAATCGGGCAAGTGGAAGGTGGGGGAGCAGGCCGTACTGACCCGACTGGGGGAACTCCACCGAGACACCGGTGAGGGTGGCCCTGTGGAGTGGCACACCATGGGTGCGGGCTGGTCCTGGTCCAGGAAGCGTGGCACGGAAGAGGATCACGCGCTTGATGCACAGGAAGGCTGGGAAGAGATCAAGCGCCGACTCGCATCAGAACAGCATGACATGTACATCCTCGATGAATTCACCTACCCACTGACCTGGGGCTGGGTGGATGCCGGTGAAGTCGCGGAGGTGCTCCAGAACCGGCCCGGAACGCAGCATGTGATCATCACCGGCAGGAATGCTGATCCCCGGATCGTCGAGGTCGCTGATCTGGTGACGGAGATGACCAAGATCAAACACCCCATGGATGTGGGGCGCATGGGGCAGAAGGGCATCGAGTGGTAG
- the mqo gene encoding malate dehydrogenase (quinone), translating into MSDSPKNAHKITDEVDVVLVGAGIMSATLGAMLRQLEPSWSQVIFERLDGAAQESSSPWNNAGTGHSALCELNYTPEKNGKIDISKAVGINEKFQVSRQFWSHQVDEGILSDPAEFISAVPHVSFGHGADQVAYIKNRFNALKDHPLFQGMEYTEDEAVFSEKLPLMAEGRDFSEQVAISWINEGTDINYGSQAKQFLKAAADGGTEIRYGHEVKDITKDGAKWKVTIKNVHTGDTQTIRANFVFVGAGGMALPLLQKSGIPEIRGFGGFPVSGQWLRCTNEELIEQHGAKVYGKASVGAPPMSVPHLDTRVIDGQKGLLFGPYAGWTPKFLKEGSNLDLFSSLRPTNLASLLGVGVQELGLTKYLITEVVKDMNARMEALREYMPEAREEDWELITAGQRVQVIKPVDAPRFGSLEFGTTLISNSEGTIAGLLGASPGASIAPAAMIELLERCFGERMIEWGDKLQEMVPSYGKKLSNEPEMFAELWEYTQKTLKLEEV; encoded by the coding sequence ATGTCAGATTCCCCGAAGAACGCACACAAGATCACCGATGAGGTTGATGTAGTCCTCGTTGGTGCTGGAATCATGAGCGCCACCCTCGGCGCGATGCTGCGCCAGCTGGAGCCCAGCTGGTCCCAGGTGATCTTTGAGCGTCTGGATGGAGCGGCACAGGAGTCGTCCTCCCCGTGGAACAACGCCGGCACCGGACACTCCGCTCTGTGCGAGCTGAACTACACGCCGGAGAAGAACGGCAAGATCGATATTTCCAAGGCCGTTGGCATCAACGAGAAGTTCCAGGTCTCCCGTCAGTTCTGGTCCCACCAGGTGGATGAGGGCATCCTCTCCGATCCTGCTGAGTTCATCAGCGCTGTTCCACACGTGTCCTTCGGACACGGCGCTGACCAGGTCGCCTACATTAAGAACCGCTTCAATGCATTGAAGGATCACCCTCTCTTCCAGGGTATGGAGTACACCGAGGACGAGGCCGTCTTCTCCGAGAAGCTGCCACTGATGGCTGAGGGACGCGACTTCTCTGAGCAGGTTGCCATCTCCTGGATCAACGAGGGCACCGACATCAACTACGGCTCCCAGGCCAAGCAGTTCCTCAAGGCTGCTGCTGATGGCGGCACCGAGATCCGTTATGGCCATGAGGTCAAGGACATCACCAAGGACGGTGCGAAGTGGAAGGTCACCATCAAGAACGTCCACACCGGTGATACCCAGACCATCCGCGCGAACTTCGTCTTCGTGGGTGCAGGTGGCATGGCTCTGCCACTGCTGCAGAAGTCCGGAATCCCTGAGATCCGCGGATTCGGTGGCTTCCCTGTTTCCGGCCAGTGGCTGCGCTGCACCAACGAGGAACTCATTGAACAGCACGGTGCCAAGGTCTATGGCAAGGCATCCGTCGGCGCCCCGCCGATGTCTGTCCCACACCTGGACACCCGCGTCATCGATGGCCAGAAGGGTCTGCTCTTCGGCCCCTACGCTGGCTGGACCCCGAAGTTCCTGAAGGAAGGCTCCAACCTGGACCTCTTCAGCTCCCTGCGTCCGACCAACCTGGCGTCCCTGCTGGGTGTCGGTGTGCAGGAGCTGGGTCTGACCAAGTACCTGATCACCGAGGTGGTCAAGGACATGAACGCGCGCATGGAAGCACTGCGCGAGTACATGCCTGAGGCCCGTGAAGAGGACTGGGAGCTCATCACCGCCGGTCAGCGTGTCCAGGTGATCAAGCCAGTCGACGCGCCACGCTTCGGTTCCCTCGAATTTGGCACCACCCTGATCAGCAACTCCGAAGGCACTATCGCAGGTCTGCTCGGTGCATCCCCGGGTGCGTCCATCGCGCCGGCGGCCATGATCGAGCTGCTGGAGCGTTGCTTCGGCGAGCGCATGATCGAGTGGGGCGACAAGCTCCAGGAGATGGTCCCGTCTTATGGCAAGAAGCTCTCCAACGAGCCTGAGATGTTCGCTGAGCTCTGGGAGTACACCCAGAAGACCCTCAAGCTGGAAGAAGTCTAA
- a CDS encoding alpha/beta hydrolase has protein sequence MGSFSEENRAGAGSPDGGWTEDLLGDDYQKFTLPLGPDPDNETDVEATLVRHLPTDSGQGSTNLSDFSQRPALLWIHGMTDYFFHTEFAEFFHSQGYAVYGLDLRKCGRSHRPGQQWHYTTDLSHYFPDLTAALDILSATHPAVIPVGHSTGGLIAPLWLDQLRTSDPDRHSRVSALVLNSPWLAMMYPSPVVRIIGPVIDLIGRKKPLWTLPRDGLGTYGRSIHRDHLGEWDFDMTMKPVEGHPKKFGWLRAVMAGHRSVQSGQVNVGVSVLTLSSARSWFKREQTPEVDSSDTVLDIRHMEKYSPMLNSPPRQVTIHQLDGARHDVFLSRKPVREEAMRVMLNWLTSF, from the coding sequence ATGGGTTCATTCAGCGAAGAAAACCGGGCTGGTGCGGGTTCACCGGATGGTGGTTGGACCGAGGATCTTCTCGGCGATGACTACCAGAAATTCACACTGCCCCTGGGTCCGGACCCGGACAATGAAACCGACGTGGAAGCCACCCTGGTTCGACACCTTCCCACCGACTCGGGACAGGGATCCACGAACCTAAGCGACTTCAGTCAACGACCTGCCCTGCTGTGGATCCACGGCATGACCGACTACTTCTTCCACACGGAGTTTGCCGAGTTCTTCCATTCCCAGGGTTATGCGGTGTACGGGCTGGACCTGCGCAAATGTGGGCGTTCCCACCGCCCGGGACAACAGTGGCACTACACCACTGATCTGTCACACTATTTCCCTGATCTCACGGCAGCCCTGGATATCCTTTCCGCGACCCATCCCGCTGTCATCCCGGTCGGGCACTCAACCGGTGGCCTGATCGCACCCCTGTGGCTGGATCAGCTGCGCACGTCCGATCCCGATCGGCACTCCCGGGTGTCTGCGCTAGTACTCAACAGTCCTTGGCTGGCCATGATGTACCCCTCCCCGGTGGTGCGGATCATCGGCCCCGTCATTGACCTGATTGGCCGGAAAAAACCCCTCTGGACGCTCCCCCGCGATGGCCTGGGAACCTACGGCAGGTCCATCCACCGGGATCACCTCGGCGAATGGGACTTCGATATGACGATGAAACCCGTGGAGGGACACCCCAAGAAGTTCGGTTGGCTAAGAGCTGTGATGGCAGGACACCGGTCGGTACAGTCAGGCCAGGTCAACGTGGGTGTCAGTGTGCTCACCCTGTCATCTGCCCGATCCTGGTTCAAACGTGAACAGACCCCGGAGGTGGATTCCTCCGATACCGTCCTGGACATCCGTCATATGGAGAAGTACTCCCCCATGTTGAATTCCCCTCCCCGGCAGGTGACCATTCACCAGCTCGACGGGGCACGCCATGATGTGTTCCTCTCCCGGAAACCTGTTCGCGAGGAGGCCATGCGGGTCATGCTGAACTGGCTCACATCATTCTGA
- the mtr gene encoding mycothione reductase, which translates to MSDSTPGSTSAAQHYDLIIIGTGSGNSIPGPEFDDKSIAIVEKGVFGGTCLNVGCIPTKMFVYAADVAREIREAAKLGIDASYNSVDWPSIVQRVFANRIDPIAQGGEAYRRGPETPNIDVYDMHARFIDDKTISTGQAGEEKIITGDQIVIATGSRPFIPPVIKESGVRYYTNEDIMRLPDLPENLVIVGGGFIALEFAHVFASLGTAVTLINRSDVLLRDSDEDISARIGEITGQRLDVRLSTSITDLNEQSDGSITITLDSGESINTGVLLVATGRTPNGDQMDLDKGGIDMIGRRIRVDEFGRTSSPGVWALGDVSSPYKLKHVANAEMRAVKHNLLNPEDLRPMPHDHVPSAVFTNPQIAMVGLTETEAHAAGFNLTVKIQNYGDVAYGWAMEDTSGFVKLIADKDSGKLLGAHLIGPQAASLIQQLITVMAFNLDVREVAGNQYWIHPALPEVVENALLGLDF; encoded by the coding sequence ATGTCCGATTCCACGCCCGGTTCCACCTCTGCCGCTCAGCACTATGACCTCATCATCATCGGTACGGGTTCAGGAAACTCGATCCCGGGCCCGGAGTTCGATGACAAGTCCATCGCCATTGTGGAGAAGGGTGTGTTCGGAGGCACCTGTCTGAATGTGGGGTGCATTCCCACCAAGATGTTCGTCTACGCGGCGGATGTCGCCCGGGAGATCCGGGAAGCAGCGAAACTCGGCATTGATGCCAGCTACAACAGCGTCGACTGGCCGTCGATTGTGCAGCGGGTGTTTGCTAATCGCATTGATCCGATCGCGCAGGGTGGCGAGGCCTACCGTCGTGGACCTGAAACCCCCAACATCGATGTCTATGACATGCATGCCCGGTTCATCGATGACAAGACCATCTCCACCGGCCAGGCAGGGGAGGAAAAGATCATCACGGGTGACCAAATCGTCATCGCCACCGGTTCCCGTCCTTTCATCCCGCCGGTGATCAAAGAGTCGGGAGTGCGGTACTACACCAATGAAGACATCATGCGCCTTCCGGATCTGCCTGAGAATCTTGTCATTGTGGGCGGTGGCTTCATCGCCCTGGAATTCGCCCACGTCTTCGCATCCCTTGGCACCGCTGTCACACTGATCAATCGTTCTGATGTCCTGCTCCGGGACTCCGATGAGGACATTTCGGCCAGGATCGGTGAGATCACCGGGCAACGTCTGGATGTACGGCTCTCCACGTCGATCACCGACCTCAATGAACAGTCCGATGGATCCATCACCATCACCCTTGATTCCGGGGAGAGCATCAACACCGGGGTGCTGCTGGTTGCCACCGGCCGGACGCCCAATGGTGATCAGATGGATCTGGACAAGGGTGGCATCGACATGATCGGGCGACGTATCCGGGTGGATGAATTCGGTCGCACCTCATCACCGGGGGTGTGGGCATTGGGGGATGTCTCCAGCCCCTACAAGTTGAAGCACGTGGCCAATGCTGAGATGCGCGCAGTGAAGCATAATCTCCTCAATCCTGAGGACCTGCGCCCAATGCCTCATGACCACGTGCCGTCAGCGGTGTTCACCAATCCGCAGATCGCCATGGTCGGGTTGACAGAAACCGAGGCACACGCCGCCGGGTTCAATCTGACAGTCAAAATCCAGAATTACGGAGATGTCGCCTACGGCTGGGCAATGGAGGACACCTCCGGGTTTGTGAAATTGATCGCAGACAAGGATTCCGGAAAGCTCCTGGGGGCCCATCTCATTGGACCGCAGGCAGCAAGCCTGATCCAGCAGCTCATCACCGTCATGGCCTTCAATCTGGATGTCCGGGAGGTAGCGGGCAATCAATACTGGATCCACCCGGCTCTGCCGGAGGTCGTGGAAAATGCACTTCTCGGCTTAGATTTCTGA